aaatcaacaattttacGTGATTTATTTTTCCTCACTATTCCCAAAAAACAGTCCCTaagaagatatatatatatatatatacagtccctggtcaaatttttagaaacactataagattctatgtaaaatcttaattatcagttgatactctatacagctttattgtttttacgctgtTGAAACCGGTTAGCACTATTTTACGTTCCTGTATCAATAGGTTAAATTCgacaatatataaattcgatgattggataaattagtagatggtatataatataaatatagaatacttattatatcaggtattatattagtatattataataattagacaaaattattagacgcactgtagttttttaataattatttgttttgcacGCGTTTATGTGctgtacttttatatttaaacatacatgtaaagGGTTTTTATTTAGGAGACTTTTTACATACTTCccatttgcatttatttttaacgcattgCATTGCAATGCtaaccaattaatacacgaacgtaaacaagtgcaggCTGGTTACATCcccgtaaaaacaataaagttgtaCAGCattacctgataattaagatttgacATAGAATCCTATAGTGTCTCTAATAATCTGGCAAGTGACTGTTTATATACTACAgacctgaagaaaaaaaatttggtctaCCGAAGCActggaaaaaatctttttttccctttaattacagcagtagaaaaaaataatttagcaaagTAGATTAGTTGTGTCAACtgtaaagtaatatatatatatgtatatatatatattttactattcatgctactaaatgtgataaaatattgaactaaaattgTCTAAAGAACTGATAAAAGAgcttattattgaaattttctgttttttctccCTAACTTCCTTTTGTTTTACAATTACCATATTgttaagaacattaaaaatctaattggTATTGCccaataaattagttttaattttttctcttttgaaagaagagctttaaaaagtttttgcctcgtttttttttgtaaaacaaaaaattttctcaatcaattaatttatcttaaatttaggTTATCTGTTGTGAAGGTAATTCTGGATTTTATGAATTTGGAATAACAGGAACTCCTATTGATGCCAGTTATTCAGTGTTAGGCTGGAATCATCCTGGTTTCGGACATAGTACTGTAAGTAATATTgctttctttattataattgtatgaaatatgatagtataattttttaatgattttttattgacaaCAGTGAGAAAAGCTGTTCttgcaaaatgattttattattgaactttCTTATCTATTCTTGTGATCAATGTAGCACAAACATGGTTTACCttaaaaaccaatattttaatGCTGTTAATACatagaaatctttttttcaatgaaattattatatttatgaaatgatgTCTACTGTAAAGTTTTGTCAGttcttttaagaataattttcaactgCTTTGCGCTGTTTATTTGGCTTACAATTGGCTCCCTTTTTTTATCACTGAATGTATACGCACTGACTCAGcaaatgaactaaaattaagATGATTCCTAATAGTTTAAAGTTAAACCTGATCATTTATTCATGGTTGGTTCAAGTTCATGTGCACCATTGTATTTTGTACAAATTCCAACAAAGAAGGAATGCAACAAAAATGtgcagaaatttattaaaagtgtttggtgaaaatagcttgaaaattttaaaaaatctgattttctcCTCTCTTATACGCTGCGCTCTGAGCGACCATCTTTGATTCACAATGANAACTAAAATTGTCAAACGTTCTTTACTGTTTTTTCCGCCATGACAGGGTTCACCTTTAAAGGCAAAAGTTTTATCTGGTAAAAGATTGAAAAACAGTCCACATTCATCcatgttaaaaatgttctttggtTGATACCCTGAAATAATTTCAGGTAATTTAGCTTTCCATTCTTCAGCTTCTTGTAAATCAACGCTGTTACAATctcctttaattgttttataaactaGACCAGCTCTTTTTTTCATCCGATCAATCCATCCATTGGAAGGCGTAAAATCAACATTCAATTTCTCCGCAATCTCTAATGCTTTTCCTCTAAGAAGAGTTCCGTTGACAGGTATGTTGGCGGATCTTGCTTGTTTAAACCATATCATCAGTTTCTCTtcaatattttcgtattttcctttcttcactttttttactttctgggATGCACCGGAACAAGAAGAGTTTAAGATGATGTCTTTCTTAGCAATAATGCCATTTAACGTAGTAACAGGAAGatctaaattttttgctatttgaaCTCGTGTTAATTGAGGATAGCTGTcaacagcttttaaaatttttactttgtcaTCAATAGATAGAGCTTTACGCTTAATGCCTTTACAGGACATTTTCcacaaaaatcaaactttttacgATGATTTTTAAGATAACATAAGCGCCTAcactaagaaaattttcaacGAAATGCTGCTAAATGTTTAGATGTATCTTTCTCTTCAGTTATTGAATGGGTGTGGACAGCAGTGAAGTTCGTGAGTCACCAGGCTATTCATTTAAGGTGGACACAATGACAAAGCTATTCCCTACATTCTTATCAGTTTCATAGTTCATCTAAAGGATCACATTCCTTTGCTCACACCTGTTCCTGATAAGTCACCTTTCTTTGTAACAAAGGAGTGATGAAGGTCAGTGGTCAGTACCCATACATGTGTTTGTAAGGGcaagttaaaactaaataagacattttaaataaaattttaaaaaattgaaattaggaGAGGAAACTTCTTAAAcgggaaaaaaacttcttataaaagtaaatttaacattatggtaattggtttttttaaaaaataacttcttacgCGGGAAAACTTCTTAAAAGGGAACTTTTAAGCGGgttccactgtatatatatatatatatatatatatatatatagttgtcTCTTGCATTTGGGGAATATCGGCGATCGGCCTGTCCGGCCGGAGTCCGATTCTATAACCACTTGGCTACCAAGAcccattttaataatagtaaaattttccattacccttatcacaaaataaaaaataacaccagaagtttacaattaattaaaaatattatttttagaaagtgcCGTAAAGCCATACATAAGCTCCATAGttccatgaaaataaaatattcttattattgattttttgtattttaactacATAACAATGAACCAAGGAAAAGGAAAAGTATCAACCTTATTACTGTCATATAATCTACTTGGTAATTACCTGCAATTTGAAAGCCATTGACTTACTCatcgattttattttacaaagtaCGTGGATGTAACCTTAATAAGAAAACATTGAATTGTAGctgagtttaatatttttaacatcaatCTTCTTCGTCTTATATCGGATTTCCGTCAACTTACGTCGAGTTTTGCTAATctaaaaaagcatttctttgATCGATTACTAACACGAAATTTGTTTGGGTAAAAATGACGCTGCAGTGCAGTATTTAGGTGATATTTTTTGAGAAGCTGCAATTGTTATTTAAGGAGGAAAAGATAATTAACTCTTTATTCGTTTCCCGATGtactttttggaaaatttatttttacagattaaATATTGTCGAAAAGTTCAATTCGTTgagtgtttttttatatactcgAGTCACTCCAATGCAAACAAGTTGGTTCGGTTTGttaagtatgttaaaaatgtttattgtgtCTATGTTCTGCGAGTTAGAATAActcctttttataaaaataatatagatcaATAGTACTAAAGCATCAAGAATctatgaaatgaatattttaaatattgtttaaatagttttaaacagtAGTTTCTTCAACATATATCTTACAACTTTGAAGTTAAACACGTGACTTTTCAAGCATTTGTATGTCGTAGTCTTTTAATGCAtaggtaaaaattaaacttttcatttaaatagttatctcacaatactaaacttttttaaaaaaaagaacttttcaaatGTATATGTTAGCTTACGGAAGCCCCAGAATATACAAGACATATCGAACATGCTTCTTAAAGGGTTGaagattaagttttttcaatcatttaaccTACCGTAACGGAGgtcttttaaaaacaagtctTTTCTAACACACCACACAGCACTGAATcgcagataaaaaatttaaaaaaaagatttttcaaaaaaatatcttacagtACTGaagaagctttaaaaacaaGACTTTAGAATCATGAATGTTACAGTACTAAAGTTCTAGTAAAgactagattttaaaaaaaatatatcgtttggTGTCGAAGATATGTTAAAAACAAGACTTTCAAACATAtatgtattctttaaaaacaagactttagaattataaatgttaCAGTACTAAATTTCTAGTAAAgactggatttttaaaaaaatatatcgttcGGTATTGAAGATATGTAAAAAACAAGACTTTTAAGCACATATTCTTGCAGCATTTAAGCTCAGGTAAAAGCAAGATATTTAAAGCTCTTATCTCAGAGTTCTATCGAAATGAAGAAACGAATACTTGCTCAAACAAGACTTTTCAAGCTTGTGTCCTTACAGTAAAAGCAATTAACTGGTTTTTAGCGCTAGACTATTGGATGAAACTCATGATGTATAAAGATTATTCCTCTTATAATAATTTGCaaagaactaaattttacagcatatatttatttattaactgaaGTTTTATTAAGTATCCTcaagaagttaaatttaaatattacttcctTACTCACAGGTGCGACAGTCCCGGGTGGTCCCTGACATTTATATCATCCCATAGTACTTCTCTAACGATATCCTAACACATTATTTATGTTATGTCCGATCATATCATGCACAAATATCTAGGCATGATACTCAGCATTTTTGGTCTAGATATAATTGAAACTGCGTGGAGCAAGAAAAGTTCCTACATTAAGTTTTTCAAACATATCTTTACTTTTTGCAACCTGGTTCTGTACGTAGACGGAATTGTTATGGATTTTCTAACCACTTAccattattctaatttattaaaaccttCTATTTCGCACATGATGAGTCATTCGGCCATCCTAGTCATGTGGGTTTGCATACACCTTAGgcagaagaaaattaagataatcGTCAACGATTTACACCATgctataaatgtaataaaagtcaaaaaagtCAAAGTACCTTTTGGATTCATTTTAATTGCCGCCATACTAGTGACAAACTTCATATTCTCTGTCATTTTGGCGCATTTATCTTCCCTTGGCGATTACTTATACTTAGATCCAAtcatatatttctcaaaatacctTTTCAAGCAACCTGATTTGCATGTTTTGTTGATATTCAAGCAATTCCTTCTGTACATTTTCCATCCTTTGGTGACAGGGATATACACTGTACTATACTGCACCATATGCTACAACGTTAGTCAGGTCCTGAGTTCTTATAAGCAGAAGTTGAAGTGTTTAAGAACTGAAGGATCTGTGAAATCAGTGCAATGTGTTTTCAAGGCATTTTACTTGGTGATGGATAGCATTGATAACATCCAATTCGTGTTTTCCTTGCCTTCTTTAATGTTCATAATAGGAATTTCTGTTATGCTGTTCACTGAATTGGCACTAATGCTGATTCGCGATGGTGCCATGTATCCTGATGAATGTTTAGATCAAACATACCTGGCACTGAATGCgatgttgtttttatttgtactcATTGCTGTTAGTGCTCAGGTGGGACTGGAATTGCAGAAGAACCTGGTTGCATCGAGACTGTTCGTGCAAAATGAATATCTCTCTGATAATTCGATGTCAGCAAATCGAGATTGTATTCTTAAGTTTGTGCGAGGGATGGTGGATAGGCCTGTTTCTAAATTATCGGCATGTGAAAGCATCTACTTCACTCGAAGAGCTGTTTTCACTGTATTTGGTGCCATTTTGACTTATtcgttattaatatttaatttaaaatagagtttaattgcattgtttttttttcgtttgttatGAGATCTTTGAGAGTTTTAGGCTGAACCAGGTTTACTACTCTATTCACGAAGAAACTTCGCATTTGTATAAAAGTTCGATCAAGCATGACTCtgaatactttgtttttatttttcgcacTTACCGTACTTTTTTCTCTAACTAGTCTGGTatctcagaaaaatattattatatagaaGAAAAGGATATTTCGCAAACTTGAAGCTGATGCATATTTTTGGAGCCTTTTACTCACCACTCAAAATTTCTCTACAAATTTTGATGGATTGAAAAAATGTCTGTGTGAAAATCTACACTTTTGTATGCATTTGCATAGCACCAAGTTTGATAAgtagcatattaaaaaaaaattttaagaatgaaatgcaatttttttttaattgcctctctagacttattttatttatagattttactACTCAGAAACAGCGAATATgcttataacatattttaacgaTCAGCCTGCGTAAGGACCTAGGGtgcacggtatcggtcctcgctaaactgttctacagtaaagtgctcgacttcgtgcgcAGGTCGTCACGCTaacaaagcaggggagccattccctttgcagagaatcaaaattgtaatggcatgtcttcggatcatcctcagggatgtttcccagaccgtcgctaatagcgcacagtgcagctctagtgcaacgttaATTAAAGTGTCTACCTACATATTTTGACGGTTACTTTAGATGCGATTGAACTGCTGCCTTGTGACTCATTAGTGAACATTTGAAATGTGTGACCTTCGAGTCTGAAGCAGGGTCTTCCCCACATGCACCACATGCATTCTCAATCCCACTTCTTTCGATCATGTCCTTTCTTGTATGCATCTAGAACTCAGATTTATTCTTGCAAACCGTATTTGGTGCTTGATTTTGCCAGGGTTCACGAACTCCTAAATTTGGTTCAGCTGGCGCTGGATCACGAAGGATTGGCGACAACAGTAACAACAATGGTTACTCTTTActtgactttttttataattaacgaATAAGGagctttaagaaataaaagactCCACGGAGCTAGTACAAGAGTATAAGACAATACTGTTGATAAACTACTATGAAGAAGGCTATATAAAGTTTTTCGTCATAATATTAGAAGTTAATTACTAAAAGGCAACTTATTGGggtatttatttactaaataaaattgctccttttgagcatttattttattttaaaactttttttcaacatttttttattaaatgccaTTTATTCTTGCACTTcgaaaaattaggaaaaataatttttttaacacattttaactttttttaaaattaaatttttgtttttctgcgaaattttattattttatttagtaaaatttttagtattttagtgttttatttactaattttagtatttcagtaattttagtattttacaattttttgcattttagtatTCTtagtattttagtaatttttagtatttattatatttatttcgtatttatttttgctttagtaATAAAACGGTTGTAAAATTTGCtcttccaaatttttattaatgcctCACAGCcgatattcatttattcatttgccAAActgctttataataaaataaccaaattcaacttaatacttttttttcttacaaaatattgaaaaatgctcTTCTAATGTGGTTATTTCTTTTCGAATAGTATAATATAGATCAAATTTCTagtataaattagtatttacaaggcaataataataattacaataacaatgtaaaaattactttttaaaacttgtaatttttaggcaaaattagtttattttattagatttttattagttattttttaattaacaatttggttttacttgtttttaattagtaagACTTTGATGTTTATGatcaatgtatttttcttttaccattATTAGCatttatggtaaattttttttggattggacaatttttataatttcttttgtcgttctttctttatattttcaagatttttttagtcATTCTCTTTATCAATTTtgactgatatttttaattttaaaagcattttgattATGAGttcattttttccttcattaatgaatacaaattttgcattgaatCTTGCATTCGAAATATGCTTCTATATTAAGTGTTGAAATAGATTCGagtttttaaaggtaaaaacatttgtttttaagtcaaatactttattttatttattagcaacTTTATTTGCCTTTTTTACGTTTGTTGTTTCGATTTTAGAAATagcgaaaaatatttgataacacTCTGCAATTCTGACGTTTATAAAGGTTTTATCTAAAGTTTAATACACtcttatttatctttatcaagtatttacttcaattttgtttcattcataaattacatatttatcttaattactactttatttttattaaacttataaacGTATATTGCGATTTATAGTTTATCAACATCCTAGCCCTGTTTAAAAGTAACAATcggttaaataattaattttatgatccTTTATCACGAGGCTATTGTTGacaaatacagaattttttttaaagaaaagattatttaaacgtattcattaaattaacttaacTTATGTATTTGTTACGTCTATAGATACATAAATGAATGCCTGTCTGTCCTTCATACACTCCTAAGCTATCCGACCGAGAGCAATGAAATTTGGCATACTGATAGTTCAGAGCACAGGAAAGGTCACTGTTCGCATTAGAACATTCTTCTACTAACCGTTGGAGTGGGATTAGCTAAAAACGAATCTTCTCATAAGATTATAACATTACACCTTGTTGCAATTTAAACTGCTGGCGACTCTTATTTTGACTTACAgctccaattaaaaaaattgtaatttttaccgagAGTTTATAGCACATTtttaattcgcgatcgcaacgctcgagtacgccgtctagcgggagcctgtaaatatcggacattaacTTAATACAATCACATTTTCTGNNNNNNNNNNNNNNNNNNNNNNNNNNNNNNNNNNNNNNNNNNNNNNNNNNNNNNNNNNNNNNNNNNNNNNNNNNNNNNNNNNNNNNNNNNNNNNNNNNNNNNNNNNNNNNNNNNNNNNNNNNNNNNNNNNNNNNNNNNNNNNNNNNNNNNNNNNNNNNNNNNNNNNNNNNNNNNNNNNNNNNNNNNNNNNNNNNNNNNNNNNNNNNNNNNNNNNNNNNNNNNNNNNNNNNNNNNNNNNNNNNNNNNNNNNNNNNNNNNNNNNNNNNNNNNNNNNNNNNNNNNNNNNNNNNNNNNNNNNNNNNNNNNNNNNNNNNNNNNNNNNNNNNNNNNNNNNNNNNNNNNNNNNNNNNNNNNNNNNNNNNNNNNNNNNNNNNNNNNNNNNNNNNNNNNNNNNNNNNNNNNNNNNNNNNNNNNNNNNNNNNNNNNNNNNNNNNNNNNNNNNNNNNNNNNNNNNNNNNNNNNNNNNNNNNNNNNNNNNNNNNNNNNNNNNNNNNNNNNNNNNNNNNNNNNNNNNNNNNNNNNNNNNNNNNNNNNNNNNNNNNNNNNNNNNNNNNNNNNNNNNNNNNNNNNNNNNNNNNNNNNNNNNNNNNNNNNNNNNNNNNNNNNNNNNNNNNNNNNNNNNNNNNNNNNNNNNNNNNNNNNNNNNNNNNNNNNNNNNNNNNNNNNNNNNNNNNNNNNNNNNNNNNNNNNNNNNNNNNNNNNNNNNNNNNNNNNNNNNNNNNNNNNNNNNNNNNNNNNNNNNNNNNNNNNNNNNNNNNNNNNNNNNNNNNNNNNNNNNNNNNNNNNNNNNNNNNNNNNNNNNNNNNNNNNNNNNNNNNNNNNNNNNNNNNNNNNNNNNNNNNNNNNNNNNNNNNNNNNNNNNNNNNNNNNNNNNNNNNNNNNNNNNNNNNNNNNNNNNNNNNNNNNNNNNNNNNNNNNNNNNNNNNNNNNNNNNNNNNNNNNNNNNNNNNNNNNNNNNNNNNNNNNNNNNNNNNNNNNNNNNNNNNNNNNNNNNNNNNNNNNNNNNNNNNNNNNNNNNNNNNNNNNNNNNNNNNNNNNNNNNNNNNNNNNNNNNNNNNNNNNNNNNNNNNNNNNNNNNNNNNNNNNNNNNNNNNNNNNNNNNNNNNNNNNNNNNNNNNNNNNNNNNNNNNNNNNNNNNNNNNNNNNNNNNNNNNNNNNNNNNNNNNNNNNNNNNNNNNNNNNNNNNNNNNNNNNNNNNNNNNNNNNNNNNNNNNNNNNNNNNNNNNNNNNNNNNNNNNNNNNNNNNNNNNNNNNNNNNNNNNNNNNNNNNNNNNNNNNNNNNNNNNNNNNNNNNNNNNNNNNNNNNNNNNNNNNNNNNNNNNNNNNNNNNNNNNNNNNNNNNNNNNNNNNNNNNNNNNNNNNNNNNNNNNNNNNNNNNNNNNNNNNNNNNNNNNNNNNNNNNNNNNNNNNNNNNNNNNNNNNNNNNNNNNNNNNNNNNNNNNNNNNNNNNNNNNNNNNNNNNNNNNNNNNNNNNNNNNNNNNNNNNNNNNNNNNNNNNNNNNNNNNNNNNNNNNNNNNNNNNNNNNNNNNNNNNNNNNNNNNNNNNNNNNNNNNNNNNNNNNNNNNNNNNNNNNNNNNNNNNNNNNNNNNNNNNNNNNNNNNNNNNNNNNNNNNNNNNNNNNNNNNNNNNNNNNNNNNNNGAAATGTTTGGAGCTAAAGTTAGTccatagaaatcgcaggtattagtctcatacaacaacgccccctatagttcgttgcgatcgcgaatagcaAGTGAAAGCATTTACTTAACTCTAACGAAACTGTTTATGCTGCATTTGTAGCAATTCTTACTATTTCTTcatcaatattcatttttatgtagtATTTGATTGCTTGCGTTTCAACTATCATGAGATATCTAACAGAGGTGCagaatacaaaaaacaaaaacaaaaaaaaaacattaaaaaaaacaaaataaaaaaaaagaagaaaacggaataacttttgatacaataatttgattttaatgtacTAATGGTTCAATCTGTTGCCCTcaattatactaattaattagagcataaaaattttgaattatgaaatcagacataaaaacttaCTGTGGGTTCCTACCGCCAAAATATAGGGTAGGAGAGCTGGCAAAATTTTCGAActgttaaaacttatttttgtcgTAAATCGTGAACTTTTTGAATGAATTGATACAATTTTGTGCGAAATCGGCCAAATTTTCCTCAGagatcgatttttaaaaatatgactttcttaaaattcgatttctcggaAAGTTCGAGAGTTATgtcgaaatacgcaaaaagtaaaattaacattaaggagacCAAACTTAAGACCGTTCTCCTGAACAAAAttttgggaccatatttctcagattttatttttaattttataaccgtcgttgatcagccgacccaattttgggtttgcgactactaatattcaactccatcaccttgtaattttgaacccaatcctgaagacaagggaactcttgcattaagtattgggcgaaatttgccttcgtggagaacattttgatggaactaacccgcatttgcgttatatagggaggaaaacctcgaaaacctttcacggttaacctgactgaaagaggactctaacccatgctccgtctaccactaaggatatttatCGTCaacattgtggtcggtgcaagccggatgcggctTTCATATCCACCAGCCATGGCTGGAAtttgaacccagttcacctcatggGAAGGCGAACAATCTATATCCTGAGCTATCACGGCTCTCAgaccactataaatatttgtGCCATCTATTAGAAATATTCCACATTCAGTTAATGTGTTTGATACCTGTAACAACGGCGCACTACTATATTACTACTACTACAGGCTAGGCTTACATATATTGGCGTACCACTATACGCCTAGCCTGTGACAATAGATACTATCTGTTGTGTTGCTACTATTTCAGGTTTCGTAAGCATATGCTGAGGATcagttttagattatttaaatgctgcgttattttttcaacttattaaaacataaaatccaATCCGATAGTACTTACGTTTTAAGACagccataaaaaaaagtaataataaataataaacatactATACAAATAAATACCAACAAATACCAATTAAACAACAGaagctggagaaaaaaaaacctcttttaATATGCCacgaaaaataagttttaaaaaatctatgttgtGGTACCTTGTTGTGGTATTCTTGGTACATTATGTTGAATCAGATAAAAAGTATAAGCTTTGTGTTTGCtcttaaactaaaattacttAGTTAACTATTTTAGTAcatgaaactaattaattatgattGTTATTAC
Above is a window of Parasteatoda tepidariorum isolate YZ-2023 chromosome 5, CAS_Ptep_4.0, whole genome shotgun sequence DNA encoding:
- the LOC122270029 gene encoding tigger transposable element-derived protein 4-like, which codes for MSCKGIKRKALSIDDKVKILKAVDSYPQLTRVQIAKNLDLPVTTLNGIIAKKDIILNSSCSGASQKVKKVKKGKYENIEEKLMIWFKQARSANIPVNGTLLRGKALEIAEKLNVDFTPSNGWIDRMKKRAGLVYKTIKGDCNSVDLQEAEEWKAKLPEIISGYQPKNIFNMDECGLFFNLLPDKTFAFKGEPCHGGKNSKERLTILVXIVNQRWSLRAQRIREEKIRFFKIFKLFSPNTFNKFLHIFVAFLLCWNLYKIQWCT